The DNA region TTTGCAAGAAAAATTTCTATGGACCTTTTACTTTGTTCCACTGCTATTCGCCTCGTCTCCCTTTTcttttaatttatgcaattccTTCATAACAGATATTTCTGCTTCTTGAATTGCCTTTTGACGCTCTCTTTTCCCCTTTTTGACATCGCCATGAACGAGAAATTCCATGATTTCGGCAAGCTGAGCACCTTGGGCATCCAGGCGTTGTTTTAGATTGGTTTGAAGACGAGTCATTTGCTCCGAAAGACCAAGGCACATGTTGAGATGTTTAGAGTTATGATTAGCTTGCTTGATTGAGAAACTCGTTTCTAATGAGGAAAGATCATTGCGGAGAGTCGACTTTACTGATTGAAAGGCCTCTTGTAGATCAAATTGTTTGCGATTGAGCGCCAGAATTGATTGATCCATAGTGATCAATCTTGTCAGAATATGCTTTTGATAACTTTCTTCTagagcttcttcttcttcaggtTGACCTTCTTCAGATAGTGACTTGTCTTTGAGAGAAACCAGTTGATGCGATCATGGTAGGCCAAGCCCCAAGGGAAGCAGGGGATCCTTTGGAGTTGTCGGaaggaccaatcacgagggggcGAATGAAGAAATTCAAGGACGCGTTGGATGGACGCGCAAGCCATCGGGGAGAACTTGCAAACATGGTTACGAGCCTAGGAGGATTCatgatgcatgggagtgagtTTGGGAGTCATAGGAGCATTATTCAAGCATTACATGTTGACGAATCCCGAGAGCATCGCGCCCGGGCGGGTATAaactaccgcccgagcaccaCATCTGCGTAGCCAATGAAAAATCTGCGAGAgcctcgcgctcgggcggacacaaattaccgcccgagtgcGACACCTTCGGccacaaaaataaaaatgcgAGAGTCTCGCGCCCGGGAGGACAAAAGttaccgcccgggcggacaCAGTTtcgggaaaaatattttttccttaaTTTTAGCTCTAGATAATTTGGTAGCTTAtcttttgatatcttttgagtTTGTAATCAAAATTATGGACGAAATTTTGAACATTTTTCAGATtattgaatattgaattgaGTTTGTTCTTGAGTTTCTCTCAAACAACCAAAAAGCTTTTTAGTTTTgtatcaaaaatcaaacttatcaaagtttatgctttgtggcgtttgtcgatcgttcttgtgcggattgtcttAGGCTttttctttgaaggttcgttcgaGTTTTTCGATTGTTTTCTTCGTGATTATTTATTGCTGAACACTTTGTcgtagtttagaggtgaaaatcacacaCATACTTAATTCAAAAGATCGGGTCAACAAAGAATCCTTTAAACGTTGTCGAATTGAGGGCGCGGTTCAATTAAAAATCGTGTTTGCCTTTCGTTCGTACGAGggttcgtatcatttggtatcagatttcattgaattcaagtaagtttatcgCTTTATTATCTCGTCTATTATCAGATCTGTTATCCTTTCGTactttttcagatctgtctttCTAGTATATCGTTCTTCGTCAGTTTCCgaaatttttggtgatttttttGTTGGGATTTTCGAGTAAGCAATCagccaaaataaaaaataccaaAAATCCGAAAATTCACCAATATTTCTTTTTGGTATTTTGTTCTAGTCCTTTTTTGTGAGTCATATACAATTGTCTcacacagtaaaaaaaaatataatcttgatcttcaaattgcttgtctacgcagtgcaagtgagtcgatcacaattgttcataagttgaacttgattgtttgatattcaaatacaaagcttgagcacacttTCGAGGGTACtatcaaatttgagtgaaaTTACTTGAGTGCGATTgtattttctttggagtgactagtgagtatttgttgtgagcaaaaaaaaaattgagaggaGTGACGAGCGACTTTatttggagtgaccgtgagcatTTGGCTGAGGAACattttgttttctactaacgttttcttgcaggtacaaatttgaaattaaatggagagggaggtaggagatagttcgaacccggggttgtctaaggtttaaatggaggcgttatttgggcattttagtcgAATGATGAGGGTtgagttggagccattacatgaGAGGATgagtaggcttgaagttagtagtAGTAGTGGTAAAACTAAATCTAAAGATTCgggtagaggagaagaagaggatgagtatgatttgggaggagacgaggagagtcaaaatgagaattggggtaggaatggaagaggtagaggatttggtagaggaagaagagaagctgTACGGGGTAGATATAATGGaaatagggaagatggtaacatgggtagtattaagatgaaaattccttcgttccatgggaaatctAACCCGGAGGCATATTTAGAATgagaaaagagggtagagtttgtgtttgaatgtcaccactactcagaacaaaagaaggtgaggttggcggtggtggaaTTTCTAGACTATGctcttatttggtgggatcagtTAGTgacactaagagaagatgcaatgagagacctatagaaacttggggtGAGATGAAGAGAGTCATGAGaaaaaggtttgtgcccaaccattactatagggagatgtttaaaaAGTTGCAAAACTTGAAGCAGGGTACGAGGactgttgaggactactataaggagtTAGAAGTAGTCATGATCAGGACCAACATAGAGAAGGATATGAAGGCAACGATAGCACgttggatctagacgagatggttCAAATGGCCATAAATGTGGAGCGACAAAtaaagaggagaggagttggccaTACCACCCAAGTGCAGGAGTGCATCAACGTCTTGGCAATCCAACATTACACGTGAAGACGGCACGGTGGTGGTCAATCCCAAAGCGGAAGTTAAGCAAGAGAcgcctaaacaaggagtgcaaggtaaatctgaaactcctattaatcttTCTAGAGATATCAAGTGTtataggtgtcaaggagttggccattttgctagccaatgtcctaaCAAGAGGGTAATGATAATGAATACCTATGGAGATTATGAATCTCAAAGTGATGGTGATGATGATAATATGCCTGAGTTGGAGGATCCAGTTGAGGGATATGAAGCGGTTGTAGGTGAAGCGTTGGTGACTAGGCGCATCATGAGTGACCAAGCCAGGGAGGAGGAAAACAATCAGAGGGGGAACTTGTTTCATACTAGATGCTTTGTAAACGAAAAGGTTTGCAatgttattatagatggagggagttgtaccaatgtaGCTAGTTGTGAGATGGTGGAGAAGTTGAATTTGCCTACTTTAAAACaccctcaaccatataggctacaatggttgaatgactgtgcAGAAGTGAAAGTGAACAAGCAAGTTTTGGTGTCCTTTTCGAttggtgagtatgttgatgaaatattgtgtgatgtggtatcaatgcatgcttgtcacaTATTGTTGGGTAGGCCTTGGCAATACGATAGAAAGGTGACTCATGATGGTTTCAAGAATAGGTACTCATTTGTCCTAAACACAAAACCAATTTTATTGCTTCCATTGTTCCCAAAGCatgtgttggaggaccaattgaaaaaggaaaaaagagatgaggccgaaaaaaagagtgttcaaaaaagtgagatggccttagaaaaagaaaaagatatggtcgaaagaaaaagtgaacaaaagagtgagatgaccagagaaataaaaagagaagaaaagaatgagataaaagaaaaagatcAAGAagaagaggccaaagaaaagaaaaaaaaaagaattttatggcccaaaagagtgagatggagagatgtttattcttgcaCAAACTctttcatgtacctttgtacaaagtggtttattgttATTGTattgatatagccggttcaatcccgagcattgctATTTCTTATTTGCAGGATTTCGGAGTTGTCATGCCAAGGAGCCAAGTGAGTCTTATTAAAGGGAGAACCCAAAGGTCCGAGCCTCGAGAATACAAGTATCATCGCGATGAGGTAAGTCTGGTTGCCAACACAACAactatgaggtatgactttcttCCTTACCTTAAAGTTGTGTTGctttgttttcaagaatttgtagAACGGGTTGCAAGTTTTGTGGTTAGGGGACCGAGTGTCAGTTTGTCTTTATTCCTTGGTTGTTATGGATGTGAGACTATTGATGAAATGCATGTACTTGTtatgaactttgattttccacGAGTTACTAAGTTAGTAGGATTTGTTTGCTACAAGTGTTCACTTGCGTTAGACTTAAATTCTTGTGATGAATTAAATGATTGCATGGATAGTACATGTAGTGTGTCCTATTTGCATGAGTTATATTTGGTTGGTGATGGTTTTGAAAGATGCATGATAGGATATGATAATCTCCCCATTCATGATGGATATATGTTTAAGGATAATAAATTCTTCACtctatattcattgcatgaggTAAATTTTATTCCTAGTGAACTGTGGATGTACACGTGTATGGATCTTATTtttgtgttaactaggtctaagaaggggaggaatatgatatttgtgatacttaatcacattttatcatttggtgtcatttATTATGTGATGTATGTTGAGGTTGGTGATTTGATAGTGAAGGCAACCTTGGAGTTGGAGTTCAAAGCGTTGATGGGACACGTGGGCGATAACACCTACAGACTTGAGTTTAAAGGTAAGTATGTTGGTCATATACtccttgttattactaacttgcctcatttttgtgtaggtagcaaagatttgaggacaaatcattttcaagaaggggaggatgatgcgatcaTGGTAGGCCAAGCCCCAAGGGAAGCAGGGGATCCTTTGGAGTTGTCGGAAGGACCAATCGCGAAGGGGCGAATGACGAAATTCAAGGACGCGTTGGATGGACGCGCAAGCCATCGGGGAGAACTTGCAAACATGGTTACGAGCCTAGGAGGATTCATGGCGCATGGGAGTGAGTTTGGGagtcatgggagcattattcAAGCACTACATGTTGAAGAATCCCGAGAGAATCGCGCCCGGGCGGGTATAAACTACCGTCCGAGCGCCACATCTGCGTAGCCAATGAAAAATATGCGAGAGCCTCGTGCCCGGGCGGACacaaattaccgcccgagcgcgacacCTTCGGccacaaaaataaaaatgcgagagtctcgcgcccgggcggacacaGTTTcgggaaaaatattatttccttAATTTTAGCACTAGATAATTTGGTAGCTTATCTTTTGAGTTTGTAATCAATATTATGGACGGAATTTTGAACATTTTTCAGATtattgaatattgaattgaGTTTGTTCTTGAGTTTCTCTCAAACAACCAAAAAACTTTTTAGCTTTgtatcaaaaatcaaacttatcaaagtttatgctttgtggcgtttgtcgatcgttcttgtgcggattgtcttaggcttgttctttgaaggttcattAGAGTTTTTCGATTGTTTTCTACGTGATTATTTATTGCTGAACTCTTTGTcgtagtttagaggtgaaaatcacacaCATACTTATTTCAAAAGATTGGGACAACAAAGAATCCTTTAAACGTTGTCGAATTGAGGGCGCGGTTCAATTAAAAATCGTGTTTGCCTTTCGTTCGTACGAGGGTTCGTATCACCAGTTGATAGGAAGAGAGCTTACTAGCAGATTTTGATTGATCAGGCTCATGAAGTTCAGCGGTAATGCTCTCAATGATTTTATCAATATCATCAGTGGAGGCAGAGGTTTTGGTGCCCGTTGCAATTGGTTCCTCAAGTTTTGTTGATGAAGGACTAGATGGAGGGGAGTGGGTAGGCAGTGAAGATATGATCAGCTCGGTTTCCTTTACTTCCTTTGGAGAGGTCAACAGCTGTTCTGGAAGAGTTGTTGGATCATTGTTAGTGGGAGAGCTTGTTGGAGACACTGTTTGATCTTGAAAAGTGACAGCTTTATCAAAGTCGGATAAAAACTTTTCTGCCTCATCAACAGAAACAGTTTGAGCAGCTGAAATATCAAGTGGAGGCAGTTGGGTAGACTTATCCATTGTAGAGATTGTTGGAGACTCAGATGGAATATCGGTGGTAATCTGATGACTCTGTGTTTTAGTACTTGGAAAGTCTTCAGTCGTGATTTTTCCAGAAGGAGGCATAGTGGTTTCTTCATCACCCGGTTGAGCTGTCACGGTAGGTATTGGTGAAGAGGGTTTAGTACTAGTACCGGGAGAAATAGATGAGGAATACTTTTTAGTAGGGATGGCTTGAAACTGTTCTGAACTCAAATCTTCATTAATTTTCAACAGAGAGTCGAATTTTCCCTGTCCTGTAACAGCTGAAAGATTGAGATCCTGTCGCATTTGAGCAACTCTCGTAGCAAGTGACAAAGCGTCCATCTCAAGTTGAGATATGACTGCTGAATCATCCATGGCCGTAGGACACACAGGATCaaaatttttccttttcaaCTGTATGATGATTCGGAGAGTGCTTTCCTTCATTTGAAGTTCCAGAAAGTCTCGTCGATGAAGAGCGGTTTGAATATCAGCCGTTTCTGCCCATTCCAAAATGGACTGTTCAAGCTTCGCGGCTGCTTTTATTTTCCCAGTTTGAAGTAGCGAATCAAAAGTTACAGCAGTCCGATATTGAACCCATTTATCAAACTTCTTTATCTTTTTCTGGACAGCCTCATTTACACGCTCGCTTGTGAGTACTATGGCTGTATGAACTGCATTGTTTTGTGGTGGATTTTCAATCATCACCTGTTTGCCCTTATCTGAGGAGAGAATGACAGGAACTCCAGAATAAGATGACTTAATCTCTGGTTCTTTAATTTGAATCCCTTTCAGCTTAGTGACTGAGATTGCAGGGATTGGGGCAGGAACGAGCGGTGCAGAAAGATGCTTGACCAGTCCGATCTTTAATGGTTGTGCAGTTCTCTTTTTCTTAAAGACTTGGGCAACTGGAACTTCATCTTTGGACTCATCATCGGAGCTTGTTTTCAGAACCAGTTTCCTCTTTGTTTCCTTGGCGGTTGAAGCGGTTTTGGATGATTTCTTTTGTTTCACGAATTCTTCCCCGGTTTCAGTCTTGATGGAGACTATTACCTCATCTGTTGGCCGATTCTTTTTGATAAACTTTTCAACCGATACCCAGGTGAAGAGCTTAGTTTTgccaatctcaatcatatcaaccAGTTGAACCCGGGCATCAATCAGCATATGGCATATTTGAACCGCAAAACCTTGCGATTGATTTTCTTTGTTGATCATGGCCACCAATATCCGGAAGAGAACGTCCGACAAGTTTACTCGCAATTTGGAGGAGATAGTGGCCATAACAAAAAATTTCTCCAAGGTGATTTTATCATAAGCACCGGCTTTGGCAAACAGTCCTTTGGCAACGATATCTGCCaacaatctgaattcaatatTTAAGTCACGTTTTTGACAAGTTGGATGAGAAATAGGAGAGTCTATGTCTGAGAAATCACTACGCCAGATGTCATTATTTCCTTCCGGTAGGGAGGAGAAATCAGTAATTCCTTCAGTGGGTAGACTGAACAATTCAGCAAACATCTTCTGTGTGAACAGGAGTTTTTTGTTCTGAATGGCACaaacaatttctccatttttcaTATATGCGGAATCAAAGATTTCCTTTAGTAGAGTGTCGGAGTAGTTGTAGCGGCAGCCCAAAAAAGAACGAAGCGGAGTGTTCTATAGTGCGAAACATGGCTAACATCGATTTGTCGGGCATGGCGAATATGGATGCGAAGTTAACAGCGACGGTGTTCTAAGCAATAGAGACAAccatttttcttgatttatcGAGAGGGTTTGAATTCAGTACCTGCAAGTTAGATGAAAATGCAATCGAGCTGCAATAGCAAGGTAAGCTCAGCGAGGTTGCAAATGTAGAGTATGTATGTGCGGTTCAGATTATCACCAGTCAATCCACGTGGAGGACTGTCAGTGGAGagaattttgtaaattttgaaaaacttgGGCGgcgataaaataaataatttgaaatttcaaaagtaAAATCTGTCACGTCAGTCAGAGGCAGTCGAAAAGTTTGAGTAGTTTTTACGCAATGACGTGGAAGTATCGTGCCCAAGTAAAATGAACTGTATGAGTGATGTAGTTAGGAGGAAACGGTTGAgaagtctatttaattaataacttaaccatttttccccctaaaCATGTGAATTAAAAACTAATCCTGGATAATGAACCGTCGATGGCTTGGACAGAAAGCCTCTTTAAATCCTGGTGTCGGTCAATATGAGAGAGAGATCCTTCAATCATTTCATCTATGAATACAAGTAGAGGGGTTAATTTTTCAAACAACAAATATCAAGATGGTGAAATGAGGCAGTTCAAGTGAGCCAGATCTTGTTAAAGAATTTATTGAGTCGGTGATAGCATCCCGCAAGCCTGCTCTTGAAGATAGCGTCTTTGAGAAGACGCTGTCAGTCTGGACAAGGGTCCAAGAGCTTCAGTCTTTCTTTGCTGGAGGACTAGGTGTTACTGCGAAGGAGATGACACTCCTGAAGAAATATCAGCGACTTTTTTATGTCGCTGATGCATCATACGTCTTCTCCGACGATGGTGTCTACCTCCTCATGCTCTTAAAAAGAGCAGAGGACTCTGAGGAAGATTGCTTCCTCAGATGACTTTTTACGTATCTCCACTGGTAGGCTGACCTCTTGGTTGGATAGCTGGTCGAGGGCGGTTAAAATGAAATTGGGGATGTACAACGCCGACTGTTTGTTCAATAAGATATTTCTATTTTGTATTACCGACTGTCTCTTTATATTTCGTTTATTTCCTGCATAATAAGCTGAACATACGCAAAAACTAATTAtatcaagataaatcaattaatccaagcatATTACGGAAATGTAAAAACCTAGCCTCTGGcaatggttttgtgaaaatatcggcCGTTTGTTGATCTATATGAACATATTCGAGCCGtatttctttcttcatgacGTGTTCTCGGATGAAGTGGTATCTAATGTCAATatgttttgttcgagagtgcATGACTGGATTGTATGTGATGATTATTGCGCTGATATTGTCGCAAAAAATAGGTGATTTTGTAGCTTGGATGCCGTAATCTTTtaattgttgttgtatccaaagcATTTGagcacaacagcttccagctGCAAGATATTCCGCTTCAGCGGTTGATGTAGCAATTGACGTTTGTTTCTTACTAAGCCATAATATCAACCGCTCGCCTAAAAATTGACACGAACCGCTCGTACTTTTTCTGTCGACTTTACACCccgcataatctgcatctgagtaCCCTACAAGATTGAGACATCTTTGGGATACCAAAGACCCACATTAGCAgttcctttaagatatttaaggatACGTTTAGCGGCAATAAAATGAGATTGCATAGGTTTAGCTTGAAACCGTGCACATAAACAAACCGAAAACGTAATGTCTGGTCGACTGGCAATCAGATATAACAAAGAACCAATTAAccctctgtacatttttgtgttCACGGAGATTCTCTCTTCATCTTTATCCAGTTTAATTGATGAACTCATTGGGGTGGAAGCTAGAGAGCAATTTTCCATGCCGAATTTCTTTAGCATGTCTCGAGTATATTTGGCTTGATTGATAAATATACCATTTTCAGACTGCTTGACTTGCAGTCCTAAAAAGTAATTTtattcacccatcatgctcatctcaaattgCTCCTGCATCATCTTAGAGAATATTTGACACAGCTTAGGgttagttgatccaaaaataatatcatccacatatatttgtacaaacactgaatgattattttttgagaatttaaacAACGTTTTATCAACCATTCCGATTGTGAAACCATGCTCAAGCAAGAAATTGGTTAaggtgtcataccatgctctcggGGCCTGTTTTAGTCCATATAGGGCTTTGTCAAGTTTGTAAACATACTTAGGGAATGTGTGATTAACATAGCCGGGTGGTTGTTCTACATGAACTTTCTCATTTAACAATCCATTCAAGAAAGcagatttaacatccatttgtTATACTTTGAAATCTTTAAATACTGCaaatgctaaaaatattctaaTGGCCTCTAACCTTGCTACTGGGgcaaatgattcatcaaagTCTATACCTTCTTCCTGTCTATAACCTTGAGCTACTAGTCTAGCTTTGTTTCTTATAATCAAAccgttttcatccattttgttcCTAAATACCCACCTAGTTCCAATCACATGAGTGTTATTAGGCCTAGGGACTAGATGCCAGACCTTACTCCTTTCAAACTGATTAAGTTCCTCCTGCATGGCCTCTATCCAGTTTGTGTCAAGTAGTGCATCATCgattttcttaggttctatcTGAGAGACAAACgcagcatgcataaattcatttatcatttgatttctagttctaagaggagcAGTAGGGTTACCGATGACCAGCTCAAGTTGATGATCCTTTTTCCACTGgagacatggtccatatggatttAGCTTGGTTGGTTGAAtgatttcttcttcttgttccAATGCTCCTTCTTCATTTTGTATGTTTTGCGGTTGCTGGTTGTCTTCCCGTTCGTTCACTTGTTGAGTTTGTTCTTGAGCTGTTGGATTTTCTTTTGATATGCTTCCACCTGTTTTTCTCAGATCTACATCATCCTCACTGCTTGCCTCAAGGTTAGTAgcatcaaaattatttattaaatcatgtatGCTGCTATTGCTATTATCATGACATTTATATGACTCATCAAAGACAATAAGTATGGATTCTTCAACGGTGAGAGTTCTTTGGTTGTAAGCTCCATATGTTTCgctcactgctgaatatccTAAAACGATACCATTATCAGCTTTTACATCAAAGGCGGTGAGATGTGTTTTGCCATTAATATGAATAAAACACTTACAGCCAAAGATGCGAAAGTATCCAACTTTTGGCTGCTTGCCGGTCCAaatttcatatggagtcttctcatgatttttattgatcATAGATCGGTTTTGAGTCTAACAGGCTGTGTTAATAGCTTCAGCCCAGAACCTTTGGGAAATACCAGATTCGGCTAGCATGGTTCTAGCTGCTTCCTTCAAAGTGCGGTTTCTCCTTTTAGCTACTCCGTTCTGTTGAGGAGATCTTGCTGCTGACAGTTCATGTTTTatgccatgatcttcaagataggATGATAGGAATTGATTTAGAAATTTAGTTCCTCTGTCACTTCTGATTCTGTCAATTGCTTCGTTTTTCTCATTCTGAATCCTTTTGAGCAGCTTGATTAGTTGATCGGCGATTTGATCTTTGGAGATTAGAAATGTTACCCAtgtaaatctagagaaatcatcaattactACAAGAGTATAAttctttccccctaagctcGTTACGGGTATAGGTCCAAATAAATCCATATGAAGAAGTTCCAGACATCTTGATGATGAGTTTCTTCCTCTGCTTTTGAATGTTGAGCGGACTTGTTTTCCTAATTGACATGCATTGCAAAATCTATCTTTGGCAAAATCAATGTTAGGCAATCTAGATACAAGTTTAAGTATACTGATAGTagcaatagatttaaaattGAGATGATTAAGACGCTTatgccaaagccaatttttattACCATTCAAGGCAATAAAGCAGGTAGGTGCATTAAGATAATCATCCTTCCATTTAACTTTATACGTATTTTGCTCTCTATGACCAGTTAACATGATATTACCAGCTGAGGTTTTAACAGTGCATAAGAGTTTTTGAAACTCAACGGTGTAACCCTTGTCACATAtttggcttatgcttatcaagttataacaCAAATTTTCTACAAGAAGCACACCATTAATGATAACTTTGccgtggataatcttacctttacccacagCTCTACCTTTAGAGTTATCACCAAAGGTGATTGTTTGACCTTTGTAGTTGATTATTTATGATAAGAGATCTTTgtttccagtcatgtgtctagagcatccactatccaagaACCAGATGGATTCTTCCAGCTCCTTTTTCTTTGTTGCCTGTCACTATTGAAATACAAAATTGGTacccttttctatttgggtcctgagttTATCATTCCTTTAGGGATCCACACTTAAATTATCCTGAAGGATTTTTCATGATATGTCCTAAAGTAGTTGCTGTTGTGTGCATAATCAAGTGAAGTATGCAGTGCTTTTCCAGTATGTTGTTTCGACTGTCTGTCATTGTCACTCAATCGATACCTCTTTAGAACAGGTCGGCTGTTGTGGTAATGGTTAGGTctagtttttgaatgatttccAGTTGACCCTGGCTTTCTGCTGGCCCAATCTGAACctgatgcgaacacggaaggtcaagccccaaggaaagcatgggaccctttagAGTTTCCGGAGGGACCAATTACTGATgagacgattgaagaagttcaaggaagcgttgcatGGACTTATGAGCCAAAGAGAAGGACTTACAAGTGGGGTGCAGAGTGCGGAAAGCTTCGTGATGCATGAGAGTACATGTGAGGGCCAAAGGAACATTATTCAAGCGACTTTTGAACGACCTaggctacacggacctgtacacggggtccgtgtccattaCACTCGAGAATGAAGAAAATAGAGTctacggacccgagcacggacctgtacacgtgGTCTGTGTCCTATACATCCGAGATAGGGAATTCCAGAGCCTACATAGACCCCCTTCCGgacctctacacggggtccgtgtatgaGACGGCTTGGCGAGAATATTTTCTTtctttagtgttttaatta from Primulina tabacum isolate GXHZ01 chromosome 14, ASM2559414v2, whole genome shotgun sequence includes:
- the LOC142523772 gene encoding uncharacterized protein LOC142523772, with the protein product MINKNHEKTPYEIWTGKQPKVGYFRIFGCKCFIHINGKTHLTAFDVKADNGIVLGYSAVSETYGAYNQRTLTVEESILIVFDESYKCHDNSNSSIHDLINNFDATNLEASSEDDVDLRKTGGSISKENPTAQEQTQQVNEREDNQQPQNIQNEEGALEQEEEIIQPTKLNPYGPCLQWKKDHQLELVIGNPTAPLRTRNQMINEFMHAAFVSQIEPKKIDDALLDTNWIEAMQEELNQFERSKVWHLVPRPNNTHVIGTRWVFRNKMDENGLIIRNKARLVAQGYRQEEGLQVKQSENGIFINQAKYTRDMLKKFGMENCSLASTPMSSSIKLDKDEERISVNTKMYRGLIGSLLYLIASRPDITFSVCLCARFQAKPMQSHFIAAKRILKYLKGTANVGLWYPKDVSIL